The Astyanax mexicanus isolate ESR-SI-001 chromosome 12, AstMex3_surface, whole genome shotgun sequence genome window below encodes:
- the LOC103025805 gene encoding uncharacterized protein LOC103025805, protein MKLILALCALVALSECFKVQLIKGKSARERLREKGLWEKYRLMHPYNPLVKFSGNGGTESMTNDADLSYYGVISIGTPGQSFQVIFDSGSSNLWVPSTYCSSQACENHNRFNPSASSTFQSTSQALSIQYGTGSMTGYLGYDTVSVGGINVQNQIFGLSETEAPFMANMVADGILGLAYQSIASDDATPVFDNMMSQGLVSQDVFSVYLSRGGSEGSVVQFGEIDSSYYTGSIYWIPLSSETYYQITMDSVTINGQTVACSGGCQAIIDTGTSLIVGPTSDINNMNSWVGATTDQYGDATVSCSNVASMPSVTFTLNGYTFTIPASSYVSQDSYGCRTGFSGSGDSLWILGDVFIRNYYTIFNRQSNSVGLAALASQGLWIRTLISSRRQVSVKTMKLLVVLCAVVALAQCVRVPLIKAKSARRRLQEKGLWETYRKHHPYTPWTKFVSSGMESMTNDADLTYYGVISIGTPGQSFTVLMDSGSSNLWVPSTYCSSQACQNHDMFNPSQSSTFESTNESLSIAYGTGSMTGFLGYDTVTVAGLSVQNQIFGLSETEAPFMASMTPDGIMGLAYEAISSDSATPVFTNMVSQGLVSQNLFSVYLSSDDEQGSMLFLGEADSSYYTGSIYWIPLTSESYYQVTLDSVTVNGEVVGCSGGCQAIIDTGTSLIVGPSTAISNLNAYLGAQQDQYGDYVVSCSDISSIPSVTFTLNGYAFAIPASSFVTQGYSSCTTGFSGGDFGSSFSWILGDVFIRNWYTIFNKGDSTVGLAQLS, encoded by the exons ATGAAGCTGATCCTGGCCCTGTGTGCCCTGGTGGCACTTTCAGAATGCTTCAA GGTGCAACTGATCAAGGGCAAGTCTGCTCGTGAGAGGCTGAGGGAGAAAGGACTGTGGGAGAAGTACAGGTTGATGCACCCCTACAACCCCCTCGTCAAGTTCTCTGGGAATGGTGGTACTGAGTCCATGACCAACGATGCTGAT CTCTCCTACTACGGCGTGATCTCCATTGGAACCCCTGGTCAGTCCTTCCAGGTCATTTTCGACAGTGGCTCCTCCAACCTCTGGGTGCCCTCCACCTACTGCTCCAGCCAGGCCTGCG AGAACCACAACAGGTTCAACCCCTCAGCTTCCAGCACTTTCCAGAGCACCAGCCAGGCTCTCTCTATTCAGTACGGCACCGGCAGCATGACTGGATACCTGGGATACGACACTGTTTCG GTCGGTGGAATCAACGTGCAGAACCAGATCTTCGGGCTGAGCGAGACTGAGGCTCCCTTCATGGCCAACATGGTGGCTGACGGCATCCTGGGTCTGGCCTACCAGTCCATTGCCTCTGATGACGCCACTCCCGTCTTTGACAACATGATGAGCCAGGGCCTGGTCTCCCAGGATGTGTTCTCAGTCTACCTGAGCAGAGG TGGCTCAGAGGGCAGTGTGGTGCAGTTCGGTGAGATCGACAGCTCCTACTACACCGGCAGCATCTACTGGATCCCTCTGTCCTCCGAGACTTACTACCAGATCACCATGGACAG TGTTACCATCAACGGACAGACCGTTGCTTGCTCTGGTGGATGTCAGGCTATCATTGATACTGGAACTTCCCTCATTGTTGGGCCAACCAGTGACATCAACAACATGAACTCCTGGGTGGGCGCCACCACTGACCAGTATGGAGAT GCCACTGTGAGCTGCAGCAACGTCGCCAGCATGCCTTCAGTCACTTTCACCCTCAACGGCTACACCTTCACCATCCCCGCCTCCTCCTACGTCAGCCAG GACTCTTACGGCTGCAGGACAGGCTTCAGTGGCAGCGGAGACTCTCTCTGGATCCTGGGTGATGTGTTCATCAGGAACTACTACACCATCTTCAACAGGCAGAGCAACAGCGTGGGTCTGGCTGCTCTCGCAT CGCAGGGTCTCTGGATTCGTACTCTTATTTCGAGTCGGAGACAAGTTTCAGTAAAGACAATGAAGCTGCTTGTGGTGCTTTGTGCTGTGGTGGCCCTCGCCCAGTGTGTGAG GGTGCCTCTGATCAAGGCCAAATCTGCACGCCGGAGGCTGCAGGAGAAAGGCCTGTGGGAGACCTACAGGAAGCATCACCCCTACACCCCCTGGACCAAGTTTGTGAGCTCTGGTATGGAGTCAATGACCAACGATGCTGAT CTCACCTACTATGGCGTGATCTCCATTGGTACTCCTGGTCAGTCCTTCACCGTGCTCATGGACTCTGGATCCTCCAACCTCTGGGTGCCCTCCACCTACTGCTCCAGCCAGGCCTGCC AGAACCATGACATGTTCAACCCATCACAGTCCAGCACTTTTGAGAGCACCAATGAGTCTCTGTCCATTGCTTACGGCACTGGAAGCATGACCGGATTCCTGGGATACGACACTGTGACG GTCGCTGGACTGTCCGTGCAGAACCAGATCTTCGGCTTGAGCGAGACTGAGGCTCCCTTCATGGCTAGCATGACTCCTGATGGTATCATGGGTCTGGCCTACGAGGCCATCTCCTCTGACAGCGCCACCCCTGTCTTTACCAACATGGTGAGCCAGGGCCTGGTCTCCCAGAACCTCTTCTCAGTCTACCTGAGCAGCGA TGACGAGCAGGGCAGCATGCTGTTCCTGGGTGAGGCTGACAGCTCCTACTACACCGGCAGCATCTACTGGATCCCTCTGACCTCTGAGAGCTACTACCAAGTCACCTTGGACAG TGTCACCGTGAACGGAGAGGTGGTTGGCTGCTCTGGTGGTTGCCAGGCTATCATTGATACCGGCACTTCCCTCATTGTTGGACCCAGCACTGCCATCAGCAACCTGAACGCTTACCTGGGAGCTCAGCAAGACCAGTACGGAGAT TACGTTGTGAGCTGCAGCGACATCTCCAGCATCCCCTCAGTGACCTTCACCCTCAACGGCTACGCCTTCGCCATCCCCGCCTCCTCCTTCGTCACTCAG GGCTACAGCAGCTGCACAACTGGATTCTCCGGCGGCGACTTCGGAAGCAGCTTCTCCTGGATCCTTGGTGACGTCTTCATCAGGAACTGGTACACCATCTTTAACAAGGGCGACAGCACCGTGGGTCTGGCTCAGCTCTCTTAA
- the LOC103025311 gene encoding uncharacterized protein LOC103025311 isoform X2, translating into MKLFLFLFLVFENDIISAVKQISAEISGEITLTLIFNPYYNSFSKICYKVLPHNWLVIVNTGGYADGAYKGRIETHEYNGRMDMRIWNLDRGDAGTYRCQIQGTQNFFYQDFQVVIYYRDPRPPPAWLSPKSTISSPVTTLHTLSENHLDSPSIDKNPWGLRHTLATVFGVACFIFIIAIIPVVIYHIKRKKTESIYSTSSVSSETRERSPSSAPDIIPTPQEHLNSIIYTTVDFKPHEEASELYANLCLSNPGALRPDSDRALKTQESVEYSTVARIL; encoded by the exons ATGAagcttttcctctttctctttctcgtttttgaGAACG ATATAATCTCAGCAGTGAAGCAGATTTCTGCAGAGATATCAGGAGAGATAACTCTCACCCTTATCTTTAATCCGTACTACAACTCCTTCAGCAAGATCTGCTACAAGGTGCTGCCGCATAACTGGCTGGTGATTGTAAATACCGGTGGATATGCTGATGGAGCGTATAAAGGAAGGATAGAAACGCATGAATATAACGGAAGGATGGATATGAGGATCTGGAATCTGGACCGGGGGGATGCTGGGACCTACAGGTGTCAGATCCAGGGAACTCAAAACTTCTTCTACCAAGATTTCCAAGTCGTTATATACT ACAGAGACCCCAGACCACCCCCAGCATGGCTCTCACCTAAATCTACCATTTCTTCACCTGTAACTACACTGCACACTCTCTCAGAAAACCACCTAGATTCACCCAG TATAGATAAAAATCCATGGGGCCTGAGACACACACTAGCTACAGTGTTTGGTGTTGCGTGCTTTATTTTCATTATTGCAATCATACCGGTTGTGATTTATcacataaagagaaaaaaaacag aatctaTATACAGCACATCCTCTGTTTCTTCCGAGACACGTGAAAGAAGCCCCAGCAGTGCCCCCGACATCATCCCA ACCCCTCAGGAGCACCTTAACAGCATCATCTACACCACTGTGGATTTCAAGCCCCATGAAGAAGCTTCAGAGCTGTATGCAAATTTGTGCCTCTCCAACCCAGGAGCCCTGAGACCTGATTCAGACAGAGCACTGAAGACCCAGGAGAGCGTGGAGTACTCCACCGTAGCCAGGATTTTATAA
- the LOC103025311 gene encoding uncharacterized protein LOC103025311 isoform X1, protein MKLFLFLFLVFENDIISAVKQISAEISGEITLTLIFNPYYNSFSKICYKVLPHNWLVIVNTGGYADGAYKGRIETHEYNGRMDMRIWNLDRGDAGTYRCQIQGTQNFFYQDFQVVIYYRDPRPPPAWLSPKSTISSPVTTLHTLSENHLDSPSIDKNPWGLRHTLATVFGVACFIFIIAIIPVVIYHIKRKKTESIYSTSSVSSETRERSPSSAPDIIPQTPQEHLNSIIYTTVDFKPHEEASELYANLCLSNPGALRPDSDRALKTQESVEYSTVARIL, encoded by the exons ATGAagcttttcctctttctctttctcgtttttgaGAACG ATATAATCTCAGCAGTGAAGCAGATTTCTGCAGAGATATCAGGAGAGATAACTCTCACCCTTATCTTTAATCCGTACTACAACTCCTTCAGCAAGATCTGCTACAAGGTGCTGCCGCATAACTGGCTGGTGATTGTAAATACCGGTGGATATGCTGATGGAGCGTATAAAGGAAGGATAGAAACGCATGAATATAACGGAAGGATGGATATGAGGATCTGGAATCTGGACCGGGGGGATGCTGGGACCTACAGGTGTCAGATCCAGGGAACTCAAAACTTCTTCTACCAAGATTTCCAAGTCGTTATATACT ACAGAGACCCCAGACCACCCCCAGCATGGCTCTCACCTAAATCTACCATTTCTTCACCTGTAACTACACTGCACACTCTCTCAGAAAACCACCTAGATTCACCCAG TATAGATAAAAATCCATGGGGCCTGAGACACACACTAGCTACAGTGTTTGGTGTTGCGTGCTTTATTTTCATTATTGCAATCATACCGGTTGTGATTTATcacataaagagaaaaaaaacag aatctaTATACAGCACATCCTCTGTTTCTTCCGAGACACGTGAAAGAAGCCCCAGCAGTGCCCCCGACATCATCCCA CAGACCCCTCAGGAGCACCTTAACAGCATCATCTACACCACTGTGGATTTCAAGCCCCATGAAGAAGCTTCAGAGCTGTATGCAAATTTGTGCCTCTCCAACCCAGGAGCCCTGAGACCTGATTCAGACAGAGCACTGAAGACCCAGGAGAGCGTGGAGTACTCCACCGTAGCCAGGATTTTATAA